From the genome of Spinacia oleracea cultivar Varoflay chromosome 2, BTI_SOV_V1, whole genome shotgun sequence, one region includes:
- the LOC110799566 gene encoding uncharacterized acetyltransferase At3g50280 produces the protein MSNSPIVKHVSECFIKPKLNDDYSKQPYYLSPGDLAMLSAHYIQKGLLFTKSSATDQDFSIQTFLEKLKDSLTRTLVHFYPLAGQLATQIDEHQHSSFIFIDCEKGPGARFIHATLNMTIHDILSPIDVPVVVKSFFDHHKSVNHDGHTRPLLSVQVTELVDGIFIGCSMNHSVADGTSYWNFWNIWSEIHMQHNPNSKSKLPIHKRWFPEGYGPRVTLPFTHTDEFISRYEVPQLRERIFHFSSESISKLKMKANIDVEDTDKEISSLQALSALVWKSITRVRCLSGDEKITCTMDANLRQRIDPQLPQGYFGNSIWVAKATATADQVNEHSLGWVAELLQKAVMELTDKTVKSVFEAWMKSPFVYQIDAFFEPNSTVIGSSPRFDMFGNDFGVGKPVVVRSGYANKFPGKVTTYPGSEGRRSIALEICLPPDVMTALESDDEFRSYSIHV, from the exons ATGTCGAATTCCCCAATCGTCAAACATGTTTCAGAATGCTTCATCAAGCCAAAACTCAACGACGATTATTCGAAACAGCCTTACTATTTGTCACCTGGTGATCTAGCCATGCTCTCAGCTCACTACATTCAAAAGGGACTTCTTTTCACCAAATCTTCAGCAACAGATCAAGATTTCAGCATTCAGACTTTCCTAGAAAAGCTCAAGGATTCTCTAACTCGTACTCTTGTCCACTTTTATCCATTGGCAGGCCAGCTTGCCACTCAGATAGATGAACATCAGCATTCTAGCTTCATCTTTATCGATTGCGAAAAAGGTCCTGGTGCTAGATTTATTCATGCAACTCTAAATATGACCATCCATGATATTCTGTCTCCTATTGACGTGCCTGTAGTAGTGAAATCGTTCTTCGATCACCATAAGTCTGTCAACCATGATGGGCATACTAGGCCTTTGTTATCTGTTCAG GTAACAGAGCTTGTAGATGGGATTTTCATAGGCTGTTCAATGAATCATTCAGTAGCAGATGGAACTTCTTACTGGAATTTCTGGAACATATGGTCAGAAATACATATGCAACACAATCCTAACTCAAAATCGAAGCTACCAATTCATAAACGATGGTTTCCTGAAGGATATGGTCCACGGGTTACCCTTCCCTTCACACATACTGATGAATTCATAAGCAGATATGAGGTACCTCAATTAAGAGAAAGAATCTTCCATTTCTCGTCAGAATCTATATCAAAGCTCAAGATGAAGGCAAATATAGACGTTGAGGATACGGATAAAGAGATCTCGTCATTGCAAGCATTGTCTGCACTAGTCTGGAAGTCTATTACCAGGGTACGCTGTTTATCTGGTGATGAAAAGATTACCTGCACCATGGATGCTAACCTGAGGCAGAGGATAGACCCTCAGTTGCCACAGGGTTATTTTGGGAATTCCATTTGGGTGGCTAAAGCTACCGCTACAGCTGATCAAGTCAACGAACATAGTTTAGGATGGGTGGCTGAATTGCTGCAGAAAGCAGTAATGGAGCTGACTGATAAAACAGTGAAGAGTGTGTTTGAAGCATGGATGAAGTCTCCTTTTGTATATCAGATTGATGCTTTCTTCGAGCCAAACAGCACCGTGATTGGTAGCTCACCGAGATTTGATATGTTCGGGAATGATTTCGGAGTTGGTAAACCGGTGGTGGTTCGCAGTGGGTATGCTAACAAGTTTCCTGGTAAAGTGACTACATATCCAGGAAGTGAAGGGAGACGAAGCATAGCTTTAGAAATATGTCTACCACCTGATGTCATGACTGCTCTTGAATCAGATGATGAGTTCAGGAGCTATAGTATACATGTTTAG
- the LOC110799564 gene encoding peroxisomal membrane protein 11C, with amino-acid sequence MSALDVPRAELALVVLYLNKAEARDKICRAIQYGSKFLSDGQPGTAQNVDKSTSLARKVFRLFKFVNDLHGLISPIPAGTPLPLSLLGKSKNALLSTFLFLDQFVWLGRSGIYKNKEKTDLIAKISLYCWMSSSVCTSLVEIGELGRLSVSMKKLEKELKGSEKHENEQYRAKSQNYNDRSLALIKAAMDIVVAAGLLQLAPKKINPRVTGAFGFATSLISCYQLLPSRPKSKTS; translated from the exons ATGAGTGCACTAGACGTTCCCAGGGCAGAACTTGCCCTTGTAGTGCTGTATCTGAATAAAGCAGAAGCCAGGGACAAGATATGCAGGGCAATCCAGTATGGTTCAAAGTTCTTGAGTGATGGACAGCCAGGTACAGCACAAAATGTTGATAAATCCACCAGCCTGGCAAGAAAAGTGTTCCGTCTCTTCAAG TTTGTTAATGATTTGCATGGTCTGATAAGCCCAATTCCTGCTGGAACTCCTCTTCCCTTGTCTCTACTTGGAAAG TCTAAAAATGCACTACTATCCACTTTTTTGTTCCTTGATCAATTTGTTTGGCTTGGTAGAAGTGGCATCTATAAG AACAAGGAGAAAACTGACCTGATTGCCAAGATATCTCTTTACTGTTGGATGAGTTCCTCTGTTTGTACTTCTTTGGTTGAG ATTGGGGAACTTGGTAGGCTTTCTGTCTCAATGAAGAAGTTGGAGAAGGAGCTCAAGGGTAGTGAGAAACATgaa AATGAGCAATATCGAGCTAAGTCCCAGAACTATAATGACAGGTCCTTGGCCTTAATTAAAGCCGCCATGGATATAGTTGTGGCTGCTGGACTTCTCCAATTGGCACCCAAGAAAATCAATCCTCGCGTGACTGGTGCCTTTGGTTTTGCTACATCTCTCATTTCTTGCTACCAG CTACTTCCTTCACGGCCAAAGTCCAAGACGTCTTAA